One genomic region from Mytilus trossulus isolate FHL-02 chromosome 9, PNRI_Mtr1.1.1.hap1, whole genome shotgun sequence encodes:
- the LOC134683536 gene encoding short-chain collagen C4-like, with protein sequence MLLANVEFVLATVIIVVYSHDCKDYDLSASDQSLVDMMKHYLHTSRKETCPQQSKTSNTGVTYIRWGKPSCPKGIDIVYTGQVGGNQYSYRGGGVNYLCLPNDPENGHHQSYDNDQVHGGEYKLDSKTKPSGWSESMGDKEIPCAVCYQKRRSAVMMIPGRQTCYKGWNSEYNGYLMSDHKSHFKKDFACVDKHAEPLDKKNGSGNGALFYPLRTKCGTLRCPPYTNEADVLCVVCTK encoded by the exons ATGTTGTTAGCTAATGTTGAATTTGTACTAGCAACTGTAATAATAGTTGTGTACAGTCATGACTGTAAGGACTATGACCTGTCAGCCTCAGATCAGTCGCTGGTAGATATGATGAAGCATTACCTTCATACGTCAAGGAAAGAAACATGTCCACAACAAAGCAAAACATCCAATACAG GAGTGACCTATATACGTTGGGGAAAGCCAAGCTGTCCAAAGGGAATTGACATAGTGTATACAg gacaagTCGGTGGAAATCAATATTCGTATAGAGGAGGTGGTGTCAACTATTTATGTCTCCCTAATGATCCAGAGAACGGACATCATCAATCATATGACAATGATCAGGTACATGGGGGTGAATATAAACTTGATTCAAAAACTAAACCATCAGGATGGTCAGAAAGTATGGGCGACAAGGAAATACCATGTGCTGTGTGTTATCAGAAACGAAGATCAGCTGTCATGATGATTCCag GTAGACAGACTTGCTATAAAGGGTGGAACTCAGAATATAATGGTTATTTGATGAGCGATCataaaagtcattttaaaaaggacTTTGCCTGTGTTGACAAACATGCAGAACCATTGGATAAGAAGAATGGAAGTGGAAATGGAGCTTTATTTTATCCTCTTCGAACTAAATGTGGAACTTTAAGATGTCCTCCGTATACCAATGAAGCAGATGTTCTTTGTGTCGTTTGtacaaagtaa
- the LOC134683535 gene encoding uncharacterized protein LOC134683535: MSMRYATLLIASVVLVLPSHDCRDSVLSESDQSMLDMMKNYLITSRKDECPQERKTTHTGVTYIRWGKKGCPEGVDIVYTGQVGGNHYTHGGGGVNYLCLPNDPENGEHQPYGNPQIYGSEYEVSSGHKPSGWSAYMFNKEVPCAVCHQKRRSIVIMIPGRKSCYKGWNSEYNGYLMSDHYTHTKKDFACVDRKAETLDNSSGSEDGALFYPLRTSCGSLRCPPYTNSADVFCVVCTK; this comes from the exons ATGAGTATGCGGTATGCGACTTTGCTGATAGCAAGTGTTGTGTTGGTTCTCCCTAGTCATGACTGCAGGGACTCTGTACTTTCGGAATCAGACCAATCAATGCTAGATATGATGAAAAATTACCTTATCACGTCAAGGAAAGATGAGTGTCCGCAGGAACGAAAAACGACCCACACAG gAGTAACTTATATTCGATGGGGGAAGAAAGGTTGTCCAGAAGGAGTTGACATTGTGTATACAG GACAAGTTGGTGGAAATCATTATACACATGGCGGAGGTGGTGTGAATTATTTATGTCTACCAAATGATCCCGAGAATGGCGAACATCAACCATATGGTAATCCCCAGATATACGGAAGTGAATATGAAGTTTCTTCAGGCCACAAGCCGTCCGGGTGGTCTGCTTATATGTTCAACAAGGAAGTCCCATGTGCTGTATGTCACCAAAAACGAAGATCAATTGTCATAATGATCCCAG GTCGAAAGTCTTGTTATAAGGGATGGAATTCAGAATATAACGGTTATCTGATGAGTGACCATTATACTCATACTAAGAAAGACTTCGCATGTGTGGACAGAAAAGCAGAAACATTAGACAATAGTAGTGGAAGTGAAGACGGTGCTTTGTTTTATCCTCTACGTACCAGCTGTGGCAGTTTACGATGCCCTCCGTATACAAATTCAGCAGATGTTTTTTGTGTCGTTTGTACAAAGTaa